tttgtctaaccctcGTTAAGTGACATTTTTGTTTTTACTTGTAAATCAtgttaccaattattccgaataccgttaaaaggaaagattttctaaatcaaagtggacctttcaaTAGAGACACGTaatcataatgaatcttgataactcaatcatttgatattatatagtaattctgtcgataaatatattgaacaaatatgttcatgtaaagtattatacgtttaatactttgttaacattctcaagttataatatatatacacacatatatataatcatatccatttatataatgtttcgtgaatcgtcagaatttgatcgaggttaaatgaatgtatgaatatagtttaaaattcttgagatttaacttaacaaactttgcttatcgtgtcggaataatataaagataaagtttaaatttggtcaaaaatttccgggttgtcacacaagtTGGAGGGATTGCTGTCCGGTGAGTTCAAGATGAAGGATCTTGGTGGTGTTAGAAAAATACGCGGTATAAGTATTCATCTAAATCGAAAGAAGACAAAGCGAAGATGGATAAGGTACCGTATGCTTCATCCGTGGGTAGTTTTATGTATGACATGGTCTATCCGTATATTTCCTATGAAATGGGAATTATTAGTCGTTATATGTCGAATCCGGGGAAAGATTGGGAAGCGGTAAAATGGTTACTTCTTTATCACAAAGGAACTTCTAGTATGGGATCGTGCTTCTCTAAAATCAAtgtcatacttaggggttatgcgaATGCTAGTTTGGGTAGATGTGATGATTCAGGTAagagcactacgggttatgtgctCACAGTGGGGAAGACGGTGgctagttggatgtctcgactacaaaagactGTTGCTTTGTCAAACACCGAGGACGGATATATTGCGGTTGTGGACGCttttaaagagcttgtttggttgaagaacttcttggtTGAGCTAGGTAAAATAAAGACTATTGCGTCTTATATTGTGACAACAAATTGCAGTTCATCTTAGGAAGagtccggtgtttcatagtcgtacgaaacacattaacttaaggtatcattttattcgagaatGCATACATGATGGTACTTTAATATTGGAGAaagtccttggtacgaagaatcctgttgATATGTTACTAAGGTGGTGACGACTGATAAGTTGAGGTTTTGTATTACCACAAGTCCTCAACTAGTCTTCTCATGACTTGATGAGAGAAGACGCCGACTAGAGAATTAGAGGATTGTGATTTCGATTCTAACAAGTAATGTTGAAGAACTTGTATCGAAAATCTTCCCATTCCGAAGAATTTGATGAGAGTTTGCCCCTTCCAAATGGTGTTTGGAGGTATAAATGATGGTTTAATTTTCCTTGGTTAGATTGTTTGATTAATGGGTTCACGAAGATTGAGTTTATTTAAAGTCTCCTTGAAGTGGGAGATGGTAGAATTTGTGAAAAGAATTGAAAGAAGGAAGATTTAATCTCGCGACATGCAAAACAAAAGCTCGCGCTCGCAAAATGATGAACAAAGAAGCTGGAACTTGGGATCATAATCTCGTGAGAGGGAGGTTTTTACTCGCGATCACGAGAAAGGCATTGGGCGCCATAATTGGTTTCGACTAGGGCTCCAATTCGTCTTCCTTTATGCACAATAAATACACCTATGTAATATGTAACCTATGAGCACGATAATATCTATAAAAATTCTCTCATTGGccatggactaaagcaatcacaacgattccATATAACCACACTAAATTACTTGTGTCGATTTACTTTTCGtgtttattttatttctttcattATTGTGGGTGAGTGATTTTCTAGAATTActtgcgttgtttgggtcctataatcctaACAAGTTCAACTTATTCTCTTGATTATAATCCTAGTGAAAAATATGCTCTAACCAAAAGAACAATGTCAAAGTAGTTGTGAAACTCCTTATATCACTGTCAACAATTTACTTCTAGGCGTTGGGTAGGGGTAAAAAGAGTACTTGGCGTTGGGTTAACTCCGAAAGATTTATTTTGGGGGAAAGTTACTCATGTGTAAAAAATTAGTATCTGATATTGATATTTTGATTATAGAAGCTTGGGAAATCTTAGTAGATTTCCCCAATGTTGTGGGAACTTCCGTGCCCGACGATGACAGAATGATGCCAGTGGGTCATAAGATGACGCAACGTTTTTCGTACCCAAGTTATAAATTTGATAAGTCGGACACGGGTCGTCTAGAAAATAGAATTATCACCAAGTGTAAATTTACAAAATGACGATATAGTCTTGTAACGATACACATTGAAGGTAACAATGTAGACAAACTGAACAGTGTTGGGCATTTTCTCAAAATGATTACATATATAATGTAATTTATAGACTAACCTGTGTAATCATCTTATTAAAGGATTCATGTTGAAGTTTTTCTTCCACAGAATGTGATCCAAAACTCCAGTACAGTGCACGGGTCTCCAAGTGAGCTTATAAAGATTTGACTTTCACATGTTGATCACCAGTCACCACACAAGTGTTTGAAAGAagctgtaaatatttatatttatttacttttcATTTGCTGAGTATTAAGTTACAAATGGGTCAGGTTAGACCATAAGGcttaatgtaaaagaaaaatcggtCAAAAACTATCTAAAATATATTCAAAAGCATCAAACATCCAAATGTTAAGGCTGACCGCCACTAAAATCGAAATATACTAATATATCACCCACTTGAACCATTACCCAACCCGCCCATATTGACACATATAATAAACAAATAGAAGTCCCTCAAATTACATAATAAGAATCCTAACCCAATCCTTGGACCATTTTACCCATATGCAAGTAAAAGGGCATGTATTTTTTTTCTTTGAAAAGAAAAGTAGTCGGCAttgaatactctcatttgccacacACTCACGCGCTTTCGGGAGAAAACCCGAATCACATTGCAGAAACCCGATCCTTAATCCATCCCGAGGGGCAGACGGAgcgggtttgaatcctgaatggatccgaTAGAAAACCTCCCTAGAGTCAATCTGGAGCTCCATCTTCCGGTCATGTATTAAATGACGTTTCACAAGGTTCAAGAAAGATATACTGAACAATATTCATGAAATTTTCATGTAATCTAAACAGTAAAACACCATACACATTGATATGTTTTCGAGTTAGAATTGACCATTACAAAAAACAGATCTAAATcactaaaaatataaaaaaaaaaaaccaaatatATTTCATATCAATATCAAGTAACAAACAATTCCAAGTCAGATTTATTTTCCTGATCAACAACATCAAGAAAAACAGGATCAACGGTCACATGACTTTCCACGTGCACCTTAAACTTATGTCCCCACCATACAACTCTTGCAACACCTTCGATATAGACTGTAGCATCCAACACCATCTCCCGTTTCCTAACGTCCGACATTAACTGAACTGCGTGATGTGCCAATTCCTTACTGCTCAATCGTGCTGGAAGATGAAGTAGCTGGCACGAGTTTGGCGGTTGAGACCCTGCAGACACCTGTGTGCACGTACAACGTATATAACATGTACGGACTACTCAAAAAGTGGATTAATCTACCAAATTAATTCATGAGTAACATTTATTGTGAAAATGTTCAACCTCTATCACATATGCCTCGAATATAAAATATCAAATGTATCGATTATACCATGTCAAAAAGCATGTTTCATGCAACTTAAAACGTGGTATCCACCGTCAGTGTGAGAGTAGGGGTGTTCATAAAACCATCAAACCGTAAAAACCGACCGAATATTGCATGTTCGCCCACCATTTGACAATCACTAAACCCGCTAAACCCGGTCGGCTTACGGTTTTATTAGCCAACCAACCGGCTAAACCAGAGCGGACCGGATTGTTTAACAATATTGTATATTGCATGTAATATTTAAGAATGAGCCATTAATTATATGTTCATAAACATCtgtatataaatttataaatagcAATAATAAATATGATAGCTTACAACTAATCCATGTGATATAATATGATGAAATGAATTTTGATTGTTGACTTCAAGTCTGTTACATATATTGTGTTGTAATTATGTGATAAAAGTTCTAATATTGAGTGTTTATTAAGCCTTTCTTTACAAAAAACGAGACAAATATACACAAAATtatatgaaagaaaagaaagaaaaagaagaactCGAAACTGTCAAAGTCCAAACTAGCCCAGCAAGCAAGACAACTTTCTTGGTCTGATTTGGTTTGATATATGTTGAAACCTGGGATGCCCGTTTGGTTTAGGTTGGTCAAAACCGGACGAAACCAGACCTTGAACACCCCAAGATGAGAGGGTGACAAATTATGTATTTTTTTGTACGTTAAATATTATTTATTGAAGAATACCTTCCGATGCACGTAAGTTATATGTGTTGTTGATAGAGATCGATTCGAGATGGTTAAGTCTAGTTTCTATTTTGATTCGAGATGGTTAAGTCTAGTTTCCGATGCACGTCATTAATTCTTCGGGAAGAGTTCGGTAGAATAAAGACGAGACCACGACTAATATTAAGGAATACTAACTTATAACTACCACTTAGTGCTATGCTAGAAACATAACTTGCATAAATATAAACGTGAGCGCTAAACATTCATGTTTTGTACTTACCTGCTACTGATCTGCCTACAAAACAGTAAATATGATGACTAATTAAGTGCAATCCATATAGTATTAAAATTGACTCCTTCAAGCACGTATCAGTTGCTATCTTTTACCGCTTTAACCGTCTACCGGTCTAAGTGTCTAACTATTTTTATAACTATCTTAAAGAGTCTAGTGGTTGGACCCTGTTTTCCTTGCGAAAGGTGTTAGGTTCAAATCTTACGGTAGTCGGGGAAACGGTTTGGAAACCATCACGGATTAACCTGGTTAGGCCATGTAGAAGAGAGCAGAAATATTCGGCCTCTCGGATAACCGGAACAAGAAAAACCTCACTTCTCTCTAACTAATTTTTATCCAATTAAATTCTCAAGGTTGGTTTATGTTGGTGATTTTGGTGTCATCCGACATTCATTTTAGTGAATTGGgatttacttgaatgcaagagTTAGCTATACTTAATAATGGGtgggttcggagagtgtggagtacacgcctgTAAAAGTTGGTTACTAACTATCGCGCAAATTGCGGGGGTAAAGGGGgttgcgcccccttgcggggtccaaggggcagcgcccctggcggggtccaacatATAGAAAAAACACATATTCTCTCAATACGtgattttgttttcttcttgcctgGAAACAAaatcgttcttgtcttatcccaattagGATTTCGTGTATACCCGAGGCTTGTGAGGGGCGAAATACTTAATTATGAAAGTGTTTCAAGATTCAGAAACCAATCCTTCCAGATTCCGGTTTTCATACCCCTTTTTTTACAGTTTGTACTTATGTGTCCTGAACGCCACCTTGCTTGTATTGTTTCAAGGAAATTTCCTCTTCTATTGTAGTcagtgttgcaaaagtcggccAACTTGGCATGGCCGATGCGCCGTCGCTAAAAAAGGTCAACGGTAAAAAGTCGGAAAAAGTcgatcaaagtcagtcaaagtcggtcaaagtaaaagatattatatttttattatgtaatgttgttaataattgttaattgttcatgtttattgtaaatatagtttatattttaacATCCAAtttctatataatattatatataaatataaataaatatatatttaataaaactatttaagaagtcaacgttggtcaacgcctGACTCATCCCCGTTGCGTCCCCGTCTCGACCGACTCGTCCCTCCAAGGTCCCGACCGACGCGTCCCCGACTGGTGTCTTTTACAACCTTAGTTGTAGTGATACGAAATCAGAAGCAATAGTAAAAGAAACTATCATCTCCGGGGTCTTTCCCCTTACCTTATCAATAGATCGTCGTTGGTAAGGTGAGAGCTTCAAGCCCAATTTTTGGTAGCGCACCGCCCACAAGAGCACCACCCGACTAAATAGGTCCGTAGAGCCGGTAACTTCGTTCGCCTAAGATCGAAATCATCTGGCAGAAGGACTCCCGGTCGCCTATCTTATCTTGAACGTTCAGTTAGGCATTCACAAATTGACTTCTTTTCAATTTCCAATAAGATTGTTAATCAGACTTAGACTGAATAAATTTGACTTTGACCAGCTAAATCCGACTTTCAATCAATTATAATCCGTTGACCGACTTTAACCGGTGTTGACCAACTTTTGACTGTTGTTTACTGGCGAATTTGACCGACTTGGCCCTAGTCGGGTCAGACTAGTCCCAAATCCAAGTAGTTTGGGACTAGTAAGGCCAGTCAACCGACTTCTACACCACTACAACTATGAACTTGTTTTTATTTCAATATTTAAACCATGTTTTACATATACGTAGTGACTTATATGAGTACTTAACAAGGGCACTTAAGTTCATAACTTTGGGATGACCAAAGAAAATGTGTTAAACAGTCACGGATACCCAATTAGACCGTCAATGAGTAACAATATCATATTTTAATAACTAATTAAAATGAAATATATCCGtcactaatatatataaaaaaacattTAATTACGTCACTAACCTGAGCGGAACCCAGTAAGGAGCCAGCATAAAATATAGACATCTCGGTGGAAGAATAATGAATAGGGACAGCATTCGGATTGGTGACGTGGACAGTGAGAACAACCTCGGTGTCAACTAACGGGAGACTAAGTTTAAAATTAGTGATGTTAACTGAGACTAAATGGAATTTTGGATCTTTGGGTTTTGCTGATATTAGCGCTGACGTGGCTACTGCCGTTGCTGCTCCGATTACGGCGGAGGTCCAGCTCCAGTTTACCATTTTCTGGCCTACAAGTAGAGGCGGTTTGATTGAGGAGAAATTTTGGTGGTTTCGGGTTTACTACTTGTGGTCGGCAAGGGTAGAGATGTAATTTTGAAGATTTTTGTGTTGTGCTTCTTTGACCAATGTGACCAAAACAGTAAATGCAGTAGGACCTAACTTCATTTAAGTGTGTGATTCTACGTATTTTAAAAACAAATCAAATTCAAATTTAAgtgaaataacaatttaattaattGAATTAAGAACTGTATagaaataaaatattaaacagatcTTAAGAACACTAGTAGTGGAATGCTATTAGTCAGTTTTCAACGTCTTTCGATGTCTGTTTGATGACAGGGTGCTGAGCGAACTAACACTGATGAACTGATATTGGTGAAAAAATGGATGAGTGGTTCAGTGTCTTGCTGAtagaaaaaaataaatttttattattatatgatcttttttaattaatcaaataaataaattttagACAAAAcaaataaactaaaacttaaattACTAGAAAAAAATTACAATTCATAATTAAAAAGtaaacaaaatttcatttattaaactTCAAACCAAAATGATTAAAACATTCAACTAAAATTTGAATAACTAGTCGCGTATAGTTATACCAAATAGGATCGTAAACGTTCGTGCACTTCCTATTGTGTAATTCTTTCGTCCTTCTCTTATATGTGTCACACCTATCGATCCAAGTAGTTTGCATGTTCACGACCGGTTCATAAACCTCGGCATTCTCTACAATGTTTTACCCATTATCTTAAACAATAATGTTGTGCATTATGATACACACATACATGATCCTTTGAATAGTTTTCACCTTGTAAGCTTGTGCGTTGTTGTAGTATATTCCAACGTCCATATACAATACCAAAAGTTCTCTCAACATCTTTGCGTGCAGAAGCTTATTTCCTTGAAAAGTAACATCGTTTTTTATCAGCTCCACTAGAAAAAATGTCTTAACGAATGATGCACATGTTGGGTAAATTTCTTCAGCTAAGTAATAACCTTTTTTGTATTCGACACCGTTAACATAAAAAGGGATGTCTTATATTTCATCATTAACCATCGAGCTGAGCAAAGGACcagtgttgagtccccaaaataattaaggctttaattatgacaaaacagaatttatttgcactaaaatgttatgtgcagccagcataagtatgtttatgtatagacagcagatttcGCTGTGtcaagttgtaagatcctgttttctctgCTGTTTTGGACGCCGTTCAaataggtgggacgccgtcccattttgttgggctggacgccgtccagaatcttggacgccgtccagatggtctgacgAACCAGCCTTTATGTTTTGATATtttaaaaaggggtattttggtaatcTTACTTGGTGGACGACTTAaaggctctagatcagttttgttgagcttcattactccatttccaaccaccaaacctcatccacttcaattctagagtgagagtaCATTTAAGTGTAAGAAAGCTTAAATAGGataggaagaagcttgtttcgggttctagctcgagcattaaagttgttcatctcctcgttagcttcgttttgattgtggtggtaagccctaaacttgatttctctagtttaatgtgtttaagggttagggtttgggttaaggttgcacataaaacccatttatgagtgatttgggggttttgggtaagtttgggtcatgaagacccaaatggcgactaacctagggttttgaaagggtaaatggtgtaaatgggtcttaaaggcctagcaaaatcactagtacacttatagttaatgttagtgggtgtcatttgggttgtgggtgacccaaatgggtgtgttgaccttgaaatgagtCAAATGGATCTTTGATGAcgtaggttgtcttgcatgtatgaaaactagtcaacttggtgattaaatgtgtgttaagaccttaaatggctagaattagggtttttggtgaagttaacccattattagggttaagggtgcaaaatgggtcgggattgcactttgggtcaaaagactctagatttttgaagtgagttgcttgaccgacttaagttgtgaattgattatgtgctaaactgtaataggtacgttacattgaagttgcaagttcgGTTGTTTtacacgaagactctaaggtgagtggaataattatatgcgtagatatataatgtatttatttgtgtagcgtgagatgtgaagtgtcgatgtgctaagacaccacgatcacgtggcgagtgaagtgtcgatgtgttaaggccaaggttggagaattcggatctcggggagatctcgtt
This genomic stretch from Rutidosis leptorrhynchoides isolate AG116_Rl617_1_P2 chromosome 11, CSIRO_AGI_Rlap_v1, whole genome shotgun sequence harbors:
- the LOC139877565 gene encoding uncharacterized protein, which gives rise to MVNWSWTSAVIGAATAVATSALISAKPKDPKFHLVSVNITNFKLSLPLVDTEVVLTVHVTNPNAVPIHYSSTEMSIFYAGSLLGSAQVSAGSQPPNSCQLLHLPARLSSKELAHHAVQLMSDVRKREMVLDATVYIEGVARVVWWGHKFKVHVESHVTVDPVFLDVVDQENKSDLELFVT